The following proteins are encoded in a genomic region of Ooceraea biroi isolate clonal line C1 chromosome 14, Obir_v5.4, whole genome shotgun sequence:
- the LOC105283034 gene encoding zinc finger protein 761-like, with amino-acid sequence MNNKEETSFRNFELIELKLVQIGTIHVDNISKFFISSLAINKTIVENTQYCCQHYHHHYQDNDKPFVCDRCGRKYKWKASLYCHQRDECGKEPQYKCYYCDYRTKIRSNWIRHEKTHTNPRGRKQAPGALVTF; translated from the exons ATGAATAACAAAGAAGAAACTTCATTTAGAAATTTCGAATTGATTGAACTTAAACTG GTTCAAATTGGCACCATCCATGTCgacaacatatccaaatttttcatttcatctcTTGCGATCAATAAAACGATTGTGGAAAATACACAATATT GCTGCCAACATTACCATCACCATTATCAAGACAACGACAAACCCTTCGTTTGCGATCGCTGCGGCAGAAAATACAAATGGAAGGCGTCTCTATATTGCCATCAAAGAGACGAATGTGGCAAGGAGCCGCAATACAAGTGCTACTATTGCGATTACAGGACGAAGATACGATCGAATTGGATTCGCCATGAGAAAACACATACAAATCCACGCGGACGCAAACAAGCGCCTGGAGCCTTagtaacattttaa